The Cellulosimicrobium sp. ES-005 genome segment CTCGGCATCACGACCCACGAGGTCGAGTCGCAGGCGGACACGGACTACGCGCCCAACATCGACAGCCTGGTGCAGCAGGGCTGCAACCTCATCATCGGCGTCGGCTTCCTCCTCGAGGACCCGATCCAGACCGCCGCCGAGGCCAACCCCGACACGCACTTCGCGCTGATCGACTCCTCGTTCTCCGACGCGGACTTCAACCCGGTCGAGATCGACAACGCCAAGCCGATCCTCTTCAACACCGCCGAGGCCGCGTTCCTCGCCGGGTACCTCGCGGCGGGCATGACGGAGTCCGGCACGGTCGCCACGTTCGGCGGCATCCAGATCCCGTCGGTCGCGATCTTCATGGACGGCTACGTCGACGGCGTCGCGAAGTACAACGCGGACAACGGCACCGACGTCAAGGTCCTCGGCTGGGACAAGGCAGCCCAGACGGGCACGTTCACCGGCGACTTCGACAACCAGGCCAACGGCCAGAACGTCACGCAGGGCTTCATCGACCAGGGTGCGGACATCATCATGCCCGTCGCCGGTCCGGTGGGCCTGGGCGCGGCGGCCGCGGCCGAGGGCGCGGGCGCCAAGATCATCTGGGTCGACTCGGACGGCTTCCTCACGACGGACTACGGGAGCCTCATCCTCACGTCGGTCATGAAGCAGATCGGCCCGGCCGTGTTCGACACGGTGAAGGAGTCGGCGGACGGCAACTTCACCAACGAGCCGTACGTCGGCACGCTGGAGAACGAGGGCGTCGGCCTCGCGCCGTTCCACGACTTCGAGGACGCCGTCCCGGCGGAGCTCCAGGACCAGCTCGCGCAGTACCAGGAGCAGATCATCGCGGGCGACCTCGTCATCGAGTCGCCGAACGCGCCGTGACGCGACGCTGAACCCGCCGACCGCCTCCGGGCGGTCGGCACCGGTGGCCCGGGCACCGCGCCCGGGCCACCGTCATGACGACGACGGGGTCGTCGGTACCTGCGACGACGCCCACGGTGCCCACGACGCGACGCGCTCGGGCGAGTGCGGTTCGATGGAGTACCGCGACGTGCGCGGGGTCGGCACCGCGAAGAACGCTGCGAAGCACGAGGAGAG includes the following:
- a CDS encoding BMP family ABC transporter substrate-binding protein — encoded protein: MKRATQVTALAAVAALALAACGAAPEDDETTGGGENTAGGNSDFSACMVSDAGGFDDQSFNQSGYEGLMQAKDELGITTHEVESQADTDYAPNIDSLVQQGCNLIIGVGFLLEDPIQTAAEANPDTHFALIDSSFSDADFNPVEIDNAKPILFNTAEAAFLAGYLAAGMTESGTVATFGGIQIPSVAIFMDGYVDGVAKYNADNGTDVKVLGWDKAAQTGTFTGDFDNQANGQNVTQGFIDQGADIIMPVAGPVGLGAAAAAEGAGAKIIWVDSDGFLTTDYGSLILTSVMKQIGPAVFDTVKESADGNFTNEPYVGTLENEGVGLAPFHDFEDAVPAELQDQLAQYQEQIIAGDLVIESPNAP